gccctctgtcacgctgtccccctcctctgccacgctgtccccctcctctgccctctgtcacactgtccccctcctctgcctctgtcacgctgtcccctcctctgccctctcacatgctgtccccctcctctgcattctgtcacgctgtcctcctcccctctcacgctgtgtccccctccactgcccctctcacgctgtgtccccctccactgcccctctcacgctgtgtccccctccactgcccctcttctctgcctcgctgtcaccctcctctgcttcgctgtcaccctcctctgccccgctgtcaccctcctctgccccgctgtcaccctcctctgcctctcctctgccctgctgtcatcctcctctgcctcgctgccaccctcctctgcctctcctctgcctcgctgtcaccctcctctgcctcgctgtcaccctcctctgccccgctgtcaccctcctctgcctctcctctgccccgctgtcaccctcctctgcctctcctctgccccgctgtcaccctcctctgcctctcctctgcccctctgtcaccctcctctgccccgctgtcatcctcctctgcctctcctctgccccgctgtcaccctcctctgcctctcctctgccccgctgtcatcctcctctgcctctcctctgccccgctgtcacgatccctctaactcctctgccgcgggccagccatataaaaaaaaaaagaaagaacacagtaacttaccaatccgccgggggccggaacccagcagcctcctctctcccgcagcagctgtcactgaatatcgacgtgaGTGCTGAGAGAGGAGTCTAGtgggtcccggcgcctggcggattggtaagCTACTgtgttctttccttttttttttatatggctggcccgcggcaccccagtgacagcgccgcggcacccctgggagccgcggcgcacagtttgggaaccgccggattaGGCTTAATTATTTAGAGATCAATAAAACCATGTTAGCGTTTTCTATTCCCATTTTTTGAATAATCAGTAATAAATCAGTCAAAGAATACTAAACAGGAAGTGTAACCTTTTGTACTTTTTATGGGTTGCATGTCATAGTGCATCACCAGGCTCCATACCAAAATTTGCCACTCTAGTCtcctactgcccccccccccccctgctcggAAGTGAACTCTGCCCTTATGTGCCTTGAAAGGGGGGTGAGTGGAGGAATGGATGCCTTGTAggcagacgcgggctgggagaggcgtggccggggggcacacaggcggccgcatctcatgaaaagggatgcggcctcgtcattgatgacgcggccgcatcccctgtcatgtgatgtggccgcctatgcgctgacgcagccgcatctaatgtcatcagatgcggctgcgggggaaagaattgtattttgcagccgggggggcgGCCtgtcggcctaccccccggccctaatagcggcctgaccgagcggcccggggggccgatgcccccctgccccccgggccagcccgccactgcttgtagggggggggggggtcggttcCGAACGTAtccactgtattattattattattattattattatgagccCTGGTGCCTGCGTTTAAGATTTCATACTAGAGAATGTTTAGAACATTTTAGAATGTGTATTTGCTATTGCCATACACTATTGCCATAGTGATTCATTGCAATATCCTGCTACTTACCAAACCCTTCATTAATAAGGCATATAGCAGATATCTTACATATATAAATCAAAGAAGCTAACATGCTTCACAAATAACTTAAACGCATGATAGACAAGCACCCCTGAAACAATATCTAAATGCTGAGAGAAGACACCCTGCCAGGGATATGTTAGTAGTATGTATACATGAAAGTTGAAGATAAACCCCTATTATTACATCTTGGTTATTCAGTGCATACATTATTGAAATGTTGCCCATGCTATGGTCACATTCATGTCCATACATGAAACTGTAACATTATCCACATAATCATGTAGGATTCACTGGCCATGATTATCACTGTTGAGTGTACAGCTGTTATCTGACTTAAGAATAGATAAAAATAGCCCATTTTTCTTTTTGAGATGTTTTTAGATGTGAATCACGGCATTCAAAGTGGCTCCTTAAATGTATGGGAtctgtaagtgtatgtgtgtatatatatatatatatatatatatatatatatatatatatatatatatattctgtacatATTCTTCCTTCAAAAGGTCGTCTGAATGTGAAAAATGAAGAATTGGACGAAATGTTAAAAGAAGCTCCAGGACCAATCAATTTCACTGTGTTCTTAACAATGTTTGGAGAGAAGCTGAAAGGTGGGTACTAATTCCGACAGAAGAAACTACATTGTATATATACAAAAAGGGGCATGGCTTCACACAAAATGGGGGTGTTTAGGGGAAGGGGTCACTCATGTGAGCAGATCGGAAACATGACTTAGTTTGATCAGGGGTGTGGCCTAATGTATTACGGTTTTCAAATTGATAATGTTGACAGGAATGCTCTACTCCAAAACATATTGAGGAAAAGCCctgataattaataaataggcccctatgaatCTATTAGGCACTAGATATTTGTACAGTGGCAGAATGTCGGAGATTGCAGAGGTCACAACTGCTAGATTTGAAGGTCCTACTCTCTGTATCATCACTTTAAACAGATGGTGAAGTATTCAATATTCATCTGAACTAATTGCAATGGAGCTATGGATCATGTTTATTTATCATGATTGTATGTACCATTATCAACTTGGTTATTGAAATATAATTTGTAAATtcacttagtaaaaaaaaatattgtttttaattttgatgCAACATATAGGAGCTGATCCAGAAGAAACAATTCTAAATGCGTTCAAAGTGTTTGATCCTGAAGGCAGTGGACTTCTAAAATCAGATTAGTAAGTATAGATGTCCGACGAAGTGTTGTGCTTGGTTCCTATTTTGGGCTATTTTTaacttataattttatattttatttgtagtaTCAGAGAAATGCTTATGACTCAGGCTGAGAGATTCTCAAACGAAGAGGTATCATTTTCAACTCATCTACTCtacttataaaatattttaagttaTGGTACCTATATATAAGtgatatattattgtattatatttattttgtgaatgttattagtagctttAATTTGAATCCAATTTATATTTCGGTAATAGTGGTCCTTCAAATATGTCTTTTAGTTTAAATAACCCTGACACTAAATCTCCCTTCCCAATAATAGTAAAATAGGGAATAGTCACTCCCTGGGACCATTAGCTCTATTTACCATGGTCCCACCATACATGTGAGATGGGGATCACCTTCAGTGTTCCATAGTAAGAGAGATGCGACTCTGCAGCTGTCTTTTAATTATAACTGCTGTGTCAGATCTCTCCTATGGAGTTACCTGAGAAGCACGAAAGTGAACGGCAGTTATCTCACCTATATGTGAGTGCCAGAACCCTGCTAAATAGAGTGAATGATAGAGAtccccggtggtagtcatttcacCGACTACCACCAACGGTAGGAAGCAAAACAAATTACTGTTATTGGGAAGGAAGGGAGTTTATTACAGGCTTCATGTAAAGTGAAAACCCCTATTTTAACAGCATTCTAATGAAAAACCCCTGAAAAGTACACATAGAACAAGAGTAGTGATATTGTACCATTTTTTAGGGCCTTTATCATGAGCAAAACTCTAAAAAAAGATCAAACTACTTTTTGTAAACAGCCAGTAGCtatgtttttacattaattacttAATGACAAAGCTACAACATTGGTTTTCTTGGAAGTAATGTAATACGTTTTAGTGTCTTCTTTCTATATCTACTATAGGTTGACCAGATGTTCACAGCTTTCCCACCTGATGTTACTGGAAATTTAAACTACAAAAACCTTGTGCACATCATCACGCATGGTGAAGAGAAAGAGGAGTGAATAAACAGGGGCCTTGACTTTGGTTGAACATCCTGTTGGTATTTTTGGCAGATTAAAGTTATTTTTGCCccagtttttttttgtattattcggATTCACCCTTATGACAAATGACGTAGGATTGCCATATCATTccatgttatttgtttttttcttaaggAACCTGTCACTATTCTGTCACTGATACCATGCCTCATAAAACCAGTATGTGAACATCtatttaatgtataataataaatgttatttctaTATCTGCTAGGAAATATGTGTGGCTCTCGATCCTATCCTTTGCTCAAGTTATGGCGAACATACCAATGTTACATAATAACCCATAAGAAAACCTAGGTTTTTCCCTAAGGCGTAAGTGGTTATGAAGGGACTCACAAAACAACAATATACAGTGGGGGTTAGATTTTGATAGCAACTATAATACTTGGGCCAGGACCTGACATCACCCAACTGCAACCGGGTCTACTTGCTTTAAATAAGATGAAATCTCTGCAGGTTGGTGCCAGAGTATTCGTAAGGGTCTTCCTACATTTTTCATCCTCTTTTTCTATTAAAAATGGTGTAAGTAATATACTCAGTCTGttttctttccctttttttttattctatcttTGGTCAggttttaaaactgcaatttttgTCCAGTGTTTTAACATTGAGCCTACGGGAAAGGATCTAAATGTGTAATATGTATTTTCAATCCTTTTTAACATGCGGTTAGAGTGCGGTTTACAGGCAAATGCAGCAAAAAAAgaattgaaatgaaaaaaaaaaacataaacagcaTAGACATCAAATAATTAGTactcacattcaataaatagacaTCCTTCACCCCAAACTCAGCACTCATTTGATGAgtttggggctgattcaattatCAACCTACAAGCAACCACAGCCTTACATAGTTCAATCACCCCAGTTTAAATGAAACgcaccaccattaaatagcccctACCATCACTCCAGCAATGAATTCATATATCTCACttactattatattattaggCCTCGTCATTAGATTTATAGACCATGATCCCACCTACATTACAATAAAATCACAACCCTCTAACCATACTTAACTTCTACCATCAGTGCTGCAGAGGCAAAGTATTTTATCTATTTCTCTTGCTGcctgcacacatgggatggcgTGCATGTCATGCTCAGGATAGAGTAGGAAGTGAAGGGAAGGAACAGTCATTAAGATCAGCAGCCGCAAGCAATAGGATGCCTGTCCCCAGGGTAGTGTAGCATGTATGGACCAAAGTTGTGGCCAGTTTTGCACCAATTTCTTAGCGaggaatgtaaataaaaagctgtaacctgtttaaatatatattttacctcTTGAAAGAGCAGCAACCAGCAGAGTTTGTAATATGATGTATATGTTACTTATAGTTTAGTaacataaaaagcataaaaaagcagaGCTTAGCACCCACCCCCCCAAGTTTGAATTTAGGATCCTGCAGGGAAAGTAGGTTGTACATCCTGAATTCTGATGCTCCCAGATGTGGGGATGATAACCATATCTGTGTTAGGTAATTCAAGGCGAGATAGAGGCAGGGAATAAGTTCAAGCaactgtgtatttattttgaatatgttgaAAACAACCAAAGTAACCAATGATCAGATACAGAGGAAACACAACTTGCAACTGACTAATTCCACCTGAAGGCAGCAAAAATCCAAAATGCAACTGAGACAAACCAAGAGCCCCTCAGTGCAGTATCACAGGTAGTAATGTAGAAAACTTTCTTTCCTATCCAGCAGTCAATAGTTTCATATAAGAAATATGCTCAAGCAGCAGTGCTCACAGAATCAGCAGGtagacagggccagattaagggctacatgggcctggggctgaaaattataaagggcctaatgtgagaagtgccgtcccaccaGAGGTGTGTCCAGTGATGTGCAggtgtggccagctgtgtgtggGCATGGCTAGCACCATGGAgagcatagcttgcacttccctccaaccagcttCATCTTTCCTtttataaagagtgcaccactaactggttcacataGCATGTATGAAGAGTGTAAATacatcccagctgtccctcatgccaggacaagctcctggctgaccaggatagtcccctaaaatcaggactatcctgatggaattgggacagttgaaaggtaaaggtatgttattttattgaccactgtagacaaaaatacaaacaatggttgattttttttttttagaaaatgtattaaaaagaaatatacatgaaaaatgctcattttcaggtttttaataTTAAACAAAGTACAGGGGGCTGAAAATGTAAGAAGAAGCCAAAAATAAAGCTTGAATCTATGTAtgaatacatataaatacactgtctattgtgtgtatatatatatatatatatatatatatatatatatatatatatatatatatatatatttatatatatatttatatacacatacacccacacacacacatacacattcacTGCCCACTTTATTAGGTGTATCTGgacacctgctagttaatgcaaatatctaatcactCATTCATGTGGCAGAAAATCAATGTATAAAAGCATGCATATAGGGTCAAAAATTGCAATAGTTTTTCGGACCAAATACCAGAATAGAGAGGAAATGAGATATAAGTGACTTTCACTGTGGAATGATTGCTGGTGCCATaagtcagaagagaatggccatcCTGATTCCAGCTGACAGGTAGatgacagtaactcaattaaccatgggtggtatgcagaagagcatatcTTAATACACAGCACATCCAACATTGAAGTGGATTTGCAAGAACAGCAGAAGAACACACAGCACCTTTGTGAcctccacacaatacacagcacctttGTTACCacaacacaatacacagcacccttgctacctttgccccccttcatactctgccatgctgcctttgtccccttcttctgccatgctgccttttccccccttcacagtctgtcatgctgcctttgccccattcttcttctgccatgctgccttttccccccttcacagtctgtaatgctgcctttgccccattcttcttctgccatgctgccttttctccccttcacagtctgccatgctgcctttgccccattcttcttctgccatgctgcctttgcccctcttcacactctgccacgctgcctttgtcccccttcacactctgtcatgtggtctttgtcccccttcttcccctgccatgctgcctttgccccccttcttattctgccatgctgcctttgcctcctttgcttccattccttcacttactttttctatcggcttctttcttctcttttcttctcttcttgtcttcccccctaaaaataaagtctaggtcagCCCCaggtcccggctgttgccatgaaAGTCACTTCCGGTTTTTCTTTCTCAATCAGCACTGTGTCCCGGCATCTGCGGATGGGTTCACAAATAGTATATATTAATTAGACATCTCCTGGGGGCTAATTATCCACTCTAGGTTCCCAACTCCTGATTGGCCAGTTGTTGTATTTAacgcagggagggcttagcttccctaCCAGTTATAGTGTCCTGTGTGCTGCACATTTTGACCAActttgttcctgtggatactctgcattattgacctgattcctgttgtgacctttggcttgtttttgGATCTGCTTGAacgctgattg
The Mixophyes fleayi isolate aMixFle1 chromosome 1, aMixFle1.hap1, whole genome shotgun sequence DNA segment above includes these coding regions:
- the MYL2 gene encoding myosin regulatory light chain 2, ventricular/cardiac muscle isoform gives rise to the protein MSPKKAKKRSEGANSNVFSMFEQTQIQEFKEAFTIMDQNRDGFIDKEDLRDTFAALGRLNVKNEELDEMLKEAPGPINFTVFLTMFGEKLKGADPEETILNAFKVFDPEGSGLLKSDYIREMLMTQAERFSNEEVDQMFTAFPPDVTGNLNYKNLVHIITHGEEKEE